Genomic window (Candidatus Desulfatibia profunda):
GAAATATTCACAAAGCATGATTCGCCTTTTTTTAAATCCGCAATTACCCTGGCAATAGACACCTTGTCGTTTAAAGAATTTTCGGAGTTTCTGAAAAACAAGTTTTCTCAAGGACAGCGTAAGATTGATGATAAGGTTTTGGAAAAGGCATTTCAAATTGCCGAGAACATCCCCGGCGACATACAGCAGCTCTGCGGGGCGATCTGGGAAACAACCGCAGAAAAAGAGATGATCGGTGTTGATAAACTTAAAAGCGCCATGCAATTGATATTTGCCAGGGAACAAAAGTCTTACGAAAATTATATCAGTCTTTTGACAAACATTCAGCTTAACGTCCTCACTGCCGTAGCAAAAGAAGGCGGAAAGAAAGTTTTTTCGGCTGCATTTATGAAGCCGTCAGGCTTTACCAACCCCTCCACTGTCCGCCGGGCAGTCAACCGCCTTTTGCAACTGAACATTTTGTTCGAAAGCAGCGGCGAGTATCGGTTTGTTAATCCCTTTTTCAGAGCCTGGATCATATACCGCGGGTAAGTGAAATCTCTGGGACTTCGTTAAATAAATAGGGAAATCTGGGGTACATTAGTTTATAAGTTGCCTTGAGAAAACAACGGGGACAAGCAGGATATGATTAACCCTAACGTTGCATAAACAAAGCAACCTGGTTTTCACAAAACTGCTTGAAATAAGGCTTAAAAGGGTTTTGAGTATCTATTGTAGAATGTAACATTTGAAGGTGTCCAATTAACATAATTTTTAGGTTGTTTTGTTTACCTTTCAGGAAAGCCGATGATACCGCATCTCCTTCGTTATCAAGGCCTTGCGGTAGACAACTATAGCTGCAGCCTTGATGCCTTGGACCTGCGGCATCCTCAACTTTTGCAATGATAGGGTTAACATGAAAAAAGAATTTGGATCAAATTATGCGTCGATTACAGCTGTTAATTTTACAGCCAAATACCGTGCAAGTTGCTTTTGCGATGCAATCCAATACGAAGTGTGCTCTGATCCTGTCGATGCAAAAATATGTCATTGTTTGGCATGTCAAAAACTGCATGGGGCCCCTATGCAATGGGCAGCTATATTTCACAAACATGACGTCAGAATTACGCAAGGCATTGATCATTTAAACTTTTACAACAATGAACTCAATAAGCACGAAAGAATTCTTCCTTGCAAAGTCAGCTGTGCTTTGTGTGGCACCCTCATTGCCGATGAAGGACGCAATATGTGGCTTGCGTTTCCTTCACTTTTTAATTTTGGGGGTGTATCAAAAGTTCCAATGAAATTTAAACCAACGTGCCATATCTTCTACGGCATGCGGGTTATCGATATCAACGATAATCTGCCTAAGTGGTCCGGTCACAAAAATCATTCAGAACTTGAAATATAAGCTTTGGGGACGGTCATACCATAGCTTTTTAAAGACGTTTAGGAGAGATTATGGTCAGAATAAAGGTCTTTTCTGATTACCTTTAACCGTTCTGCTGGCTGGCGGAGCCGGCCTTAAGCAAGCTTACCCAGGAAGATGCCGCTGTGGAAGTGATCTGGTGCGCGTTCGAACTGCGTCCCGATCCTGTGCCTGTACTGGATCCAAAAGGAGAATACCTGCAGAGAGTCTGGAGAGATTCGGTTTATCCTTTATCCGAAAAATTGGGGTTTAACATGAAACTTCCTCTGGTTCAGCCTCGCTCGCGCAGGGCCCATGAGGCAGCGCACTGGGAAA
Coding sequences:
- a CDS encoding GFA family protein, translated to MKKEFGSNYASITAVNFTAKYRASCFCDAIQYEVCSDPVDAKICHCLACQKLHGAPMQWAAIFHKHDVRITQGIDHLNFYNNELNKHERILPCKVSCALCGTLIADEGRNMWLAFPSLFNFGGVSKVPMKFKPTCHIFYGMRVIDINDNLPKWSGHKNHSELEI